The following proteins are co-located in the Sphingorhabdus lutea genome:
- a CDS encoding CcdB family protein gives MARFDVYYGASGKGYLLDCQTEILKDFDTRIVVPLLPHSGMTAVTRLHPTFEIKGQQYILSTQLIFAIPRNRLSKPIANLSKHSFEIIDALDMLISGY, from the coding sequence ATGGCGCGATTTGACGTATATTATGGTGCAAGCGGCAAGGGATATTTGCTGGATTGCCAAACCGAAATCTTAAAAGATTTTGATACCCGCATTGTTGTGCCGCTTTTGCCCCATAGTGGAATGACCGCTGTAACCCGCCTTCATCCAACCTTTGAAATAAAGGGACAGCAATATATTTTATCAACACAATTGATATTTGCCATTCCGCGCAATAGACTATCAAAGCCTATTGCTAATTTATCCAAACATAGTTTTGAGATTATTGACGCGCTTGATATGTTGATCAGTGGATATTGA